GTGGCAAACCAAGACATCGAAGCATTGTGGCGCGATATCGTCGCAGAGCTCCTCGCCCTTTCGGAGCGGCCCAGCTCGAGCATCCCCACGTTGACCCATCAGGAGCGGGCGTACCTTCAGCTGGTCAAACCCGTTATGATCGTGGAGGGTTATGCCATCCTTGCCGCGCCCCACGCGGCGGCGAAAACAGTCATCGAGGAAAGCCTCGCTCCGCACATCACGGATCTTCTTTTCAAGAAGCTGGGGAAACCCTTTTCCCTTGCCGTTTCTACCCAGCCAGCGGTTCCCCAGCCGACACAGAGCACACCCCAGCCCGTCGCACCCATGGCGCACACTCCCGCGGGTGACGAGTGGTTCTCGACGCGATCCACGCCGCACCAGGACGTGGTGACCGCACCCGGTGAACAAATCCCCATGGGCCTAGACGAGCTGGCCCGCCTTCATTCCCAGCAGCAGGCGGAGCGGACGCGCACGCCTGATCGTGCAGAACGTGCCCAGCGCATCCGCCGGGAAAAACCGGCCCACGACCCCGACCGCGAGACGTCTCTCAACCCCAAATACACGTTTGAAAACTTCGTGATCGGCTCGTCGAACCGCTTTGCCAATGGGGCCGCCGTGGCCGTGGCGGAAAACCCGGCTCGTGCATACAACCCCCTTTTCATCTGGGGTGGCTCGGGCCTGGGCAAGACACATCTCCTGCACGCCGCCGGTAACTACGCGCAGGTGCTTCAGCCCGGCCTGCGGATCAAGTACGTCTCCAGCGAAGAATTCACCAACGACTACATCAACTCCGTGCGCGATGACCGGCAGGAATCCTTCAAGCGGCGTTATCGCAATCTCGACATCTTGATGGTCGACGACATTCAATTCCTGGAGGGCAAGGAAGGCACCCAGGAGGAGTTCTTCCACACGTTCAATTCGCTGCACCAGCAGGATAAACAGATCATTTTGTCGTCCGATCGCCCGCCAAAGCAGCTCACCACCCTTGAGGACAGGCTGCGCAC
The nucleotide sequence above comes from Corynebacterium capitovis DSM 44611. Encoded proteins:
- the dnaA gene encoding chromosomal replication initiator protein DnaA produces the protein MANQDIEALWRDIVAELLALSERPSSSIPTLTHQERAYLQLVKPVMIVEGYAILAAPHAAAKTVIEESLAPHITDLLFKKLGKPFSLAVSTQPAVPQPTQSTPQPVAPMAHTPAGDEWFSTRSTPHQDVVTAPGEQIPMGLDELARLHSQQQAERTRTPDRAERAQRIRREKPAHDPDRETSLNPKYTFENFVIGSSNRFANGAAVAVAENPARAYNPLFIWGGSGLGKTHLLHAAGNYAQVLQPGLRIKYVSSEEFTNDYINSVRDDRQESFKRRYRNLDILMVDDIQFLEGKEGTQEEFFHTFNSLHQQDKQIILSSDRPPKQLTTLEDRLRTRFEGGLITDVQPPDLETRIAILMKKASADGTQADRSVLELIASQFESSIRELEGALIRVSAYSSLINEPVTLEVAQVALRDILPDEGDVNIDASAIKEAAAEYFNVTVEQLTGAGKTRQVAHARQLAMYLCRELTELSLPRIGNEFGGKDHTTVMYADRKIRKEMTENRGTYDEIQQLTQMIKNRARMS